The Microbacterium sp. KUDC0406 genome includes a window with the following:
- a CDS encoding Dps family protein — protein sequence MSTDTRGRTTAKTKRSTGRSSGRSTASGAQRTAEEGAESGFAASSGLSENLQAVLVDLIELALQGKQVHWNVVGTNFRDTHLQLDEIVEAARRFADTVAERMRALHALPDGRTAVVAESTTLAKPSQGEIATTDAIDLMTERLDAVAATCRRVHDDVDEEDPTSADILHEILERIEQLSWMVSAENRTPKRAG from the coding sequence ATGAGCACGGACACTCGCGGTCGGACCACGGCGAAGACCAAGCGCAGCACCGGACGGAGTTCTGGGCGCAGCACGGCATCCGGCGCACAGCGCACCGCCGAGGAGGGCGCCGAGAGCGGGTTCGCGGCATCGTCAGGCCTGAGCGAGAACCTTCAGGCGGTGCTCGTCGATCTCATCGAACTCGCCCTGCAGGGCAAGCAGGTGCACTGGAACGTCGTCGGGACCAACTTCCGCGACACGCACCTGCAGCTGGACGAGATCGTCGAGGCGGCGCGCCGTTTCGCCGACACGGTGGCCGAGCGGATGCGTGCACTTCACGCTCTTCCCGACGGACGCACCGCAGTGGTCGCGGAGTCGACCACCCTGGCCAAGCCGTCGCAGGGAGAGATCGCCACGACCGACGCGATCGACCTGATGACGGAGCGCCTCGACGCTGTCGCGGCGACCTGCCGAAGGGTGCACGACGACGTCGACGAAGAGGATCCCACCAGCGCCGACATCCTGCACGAGATCCTGGAGCGGATCGAGCAGCTGTCGTGGATGGTGAGCGCCGAGAACCGCACGCCGAAGCGCGCCGGCTGA